In the genome of Cryptomeria japonica chromosome 8, Sugi_1.0, whole genome shotgun sequence, one region contains:
- the LOC131048374 gene encoding RING-H2 finger protein ATL32-like has product MAQPSIIVGKAPWNSLKHFGLSLRRAVAQLQNFKTALTLILILYAFCVGVGYIICMLILLTDIVAGNHYLEGIVGLIEEAHEFVLPSLQLINGLLGLFMGFSILIHNSPLGYFLRRWKIGGLPKVKYGSLVDEEKRENCCICLEGIGGEESVRILPKCKHYFHGRCIDRWLLCQNKCPVCKAPVCQES; this is encoded by the coding sequence ATGGCACAGCCTTCGATTATAGTTGGAAAGGCGCCTTGGAATTCTCTTAAACATTTTGGACTCTCTCTGCGCAGAGCAGTGGCTCAACTCCAAAATTTCAAGACAGCTCTTACTCTAATTCTAATTTTATACGCCTTTTGCGTTGGTGTGGGATATATTATCTGCATGTTGATTCTTTTAACGGATATAGTTGCAGGGAATCATTACCTCGAAGGTATAGTAGGTCTAATTGAGGAAGCACACGAATTTGTGCTCCCTTCATTGCAGCTTATTAATGGACTGTTGGGTTTGTTTATGGGATTCTCAATACTAATCCACAACTCGCCTCTCGGCTATTTTCTAAGGAGGTGGAAGATTGGAGGGCTTCCCAAAGTAAAGTATGGGAGTTTAGTGGATGAAGAGAAGAGGGAAAACTGCTGTATTTGTCTGGAAGGGATTGGTGGGGAAGAGAGTGTGCGTATTCTTCCTAAATGTAAACATTATTTCCATGGGCGGTGCATCGATCGATGGCTTCTGTGTCAGAACAAGTGCCCTGTCTGCAAAGCTCCTGTTTGCCAGGAGTCATAA